The following are encoded in a window of Streptomyces sp. 11x1 genomic DNA:
- a CDS encoding DUF6777 domain-containing protein, whose product MGVLVLGGCGESGPSLLAVTAVAAGVPSLAPFFDEGERLGRDEPDLRSLAPHSGLQQGSTPGLYGGTRKPKICDVGKLEDFLTAPENKKKAQQWARIVGVGVDRIPDYLDDLTPVLLRHDTLVKNHDYKKGRAVPFDALLEAGIAVLVDDQGLPAVKCSCGNPLRSFAADPGRIKVEFTGDNKEWDSYDQAAVVVVEPAPEQLKEIKLVDVEDPDRGISREVGTTGESDTTFDARARQSVPKVGGMTFGEASAAMAERGLAVTVAGDAMPPSDAPVTGSSPGPGARLEFGAPVALHVEWPDGASGDGTVGSASEQGTDGGSGPSGGATTDGGSDSDGGSSSTDPGPTEPSDTGGSSSDGSSSGGSPTGESPTDDRSSPTDPGTIPSGGGSPTDDVSSPMGPTTPPPTDETPRTLSPDPTPTPTSAPASTEPSTPPPTTRDPDPAPPQESGPPTDVPTSAPDPTGDPPSDVPGSPGDPSDAGAPGAPVQEPARFMWI is encoded by the coding sequence GTGGGCGTACTGGTCCTCGGCGGTTGCGGGGAGTCGGGCCCGTCACTGCTCGCGGTGACGGCGGTGGCCGCGGGGGTGCCGTCCCTCGCTCCTTTCTTCGACGAGGGCGAACGGCTCGGCCGGGACGAGCCGGACCTGCGGTCACTGGCGCCGCACAGCGGCCTTCAGCAGGGCAGCACCCCCGGCCTGTACGGGGGCACACGGAAACCGAAGATCTGTGACGTCGGCAAGCTGGAGGATTTCCTCACCGCTCCCGAGAACAAGAAAAAGGCTCAACAATGGGCCCGGATCGTCGGAGTCGGCGTCGACCGCATCCCGGATTATCTCGACGACCTCACACCTGTTCTGCTGCGCCACGACACCCTCGTGAAGAACCACGACTACAAAAAGGGCAGGGCCGTCCCCTTCGACGCGCTGCTGGAAGCCGGGATCGCTGTATTGGTGGACGATCAGGGGCTGCCGGCCGTCAAGTGCAGCTGCGGAAATCCGCTGCGCTCGTTCGCCGCGGACCCGGGCCGCATCAAGGTGGAGTTCACGGGCGACAACAAGGAGTGGGACAGCTACGACCAGGCCGCGGTGGTCGTCGTCGAACCCGCGCCCGAGCAGTTGAAGGAGATCAAGCTCGTCGATGTCGAGGACCCGGACCGGGGCATCAGCCGCGAGGTCGGCACCACGGGCGAGTCCGACACGACGTTCGACGCACGTGCGCGGCAGTCCGTGCCGAAGGTAGGGGGGATGACCTTCGGCGAGGCGAGCGCGGCCATGGCGGAGCGGGGCCTGGCGGTGACGGTCGCCGGGGACGCGATGCCGCCGAGCGACGCGCCGGTGACCGGGTCGAGCCCCGGGCCGGGCGCCCGGCTGGAGTTCGGCGCCCCGGTGGCACTGCACGTGGAGTGGCCGGACGGGGCTTCGGGAGACGGCACCGTCGGATCCGCGTCCGAACAGGGCACGGACGGCGGCTCGGGACCGAGCGGTGGCGCGACGACGGACGGTGGGTCGGACTCCGACGGCGGATCCTCGAGCACGGATCCGGGGCCGACAGAGCCCTCGGACACGGGAGGTTCGTCCTCGGACGGCTCGTCGTCGGGCGGATCGCCGACGGGAGAGTCACCGACGGACGACAGGTCGTCGCCGACGGACCCGGGCACGATCCCTTCGGGCGGAGGCTCCCCCACGGACGACGTGTCGTCGCCCATGGGGCCCACCACTCCCCCGCCCACGGACGAGACGCCCCGCACGCTGTCACCGGACCCCACCCCCACCCCCACCTCCGCTCCCGCGTCCACCGAACCCTCGACACCCCCGCCGACCACGCGCGACCCCGACCCGGCTCCGCCGCAGGAGAGCGGCCCGCCCACCGACGTCCCCACGAGCGCTCCCGATCCGACCGGTGATCCGCCCTCCGACGTCCCCGGGAGTCCGGGGGATCCGAGCGATGCGGGGGCGCCGGGCGCCCCCGTGCAGGAACCGGCCCGGTTCATGTGGATCTGA
- a CDS encoding cytochrome c oxidase assembly protein: MDHSGHGTGLLPFTLGRGLSWSADPFFLIACLVGLGLYAWGVVRLVRRGDKWPVGRTIAFVVGVLLVMLVTCTGLNDYGMVMFSVHMVQHMVISMLAPIVLLLGAPITLALRALPVAGKGRKGPRELLLMFLHSWYMKIVTHPAFTIPMFIASLYGLYFTPLFDFLMGSTPGHIVMMTHFLLVGLFFFWPIMGVDPGPHRPGYLMRMLELFAGMPFHAFFGIALMMASAPMVKTYENPPASLGIDALSDQNAAGGIAWAFSEIPSVLVLLALLFQWYNSEQRQARRTDRAADRDGDKELEAYNAYLASLNARGH; the protein is encoded by the coding sequence ATGGATCACAGCGGGCATGGGACGGGGCTCTTGCCCTTCACTCTCGGGCGAGGGCTCTCGTGGTCGGCGGATCCGTTCTTCCTGATCGCGTGCCTGGTGGGCCTCGGGCTGTACGCCTGGGGCGTCGTACGGCTCGTGCGGCGCGGGGACAAGTGGCCGGTGGGGCGGACGATCGCGTTCGTCGTGGGTGTGCTGCTGGTGATGCTGGTGACGTGCACCGGGCTGAACGACTACGGCATGGTCATGTTCAGCGTGCACATGGTGCAGCACATGGTGATCAGCATGCTGGCGCCGATCGTGCTGCTGCTGGGGGCGCCGATCACCCTGGCGCTGCGGGCGCTGCCGGTGGCGGGGAAGGGGCGGAAGGGGCCGCGCGAGCTGCTGCTGATGTTCCTGCACAGCTGGTACATGAAGATCGTCACGCATCCGGCGTTCACGATCCCGATGTTCATCGCGAGCCTCTATGGTCTGTACTTCACGCCGCTGTTCGACTTCCTGATGGGGTCGACGCCGGGGCACATCGTGATGATGACGCACTTCCTGCTGGTCGGGCTGTTCTTCTTCTGGCCGATCATGGGCGTGGACCCGGGCCCGCACCGGCCCGGCTATCTGATGCGGATGCTGGAGCTGTTCGCGGGCATGCCGTTCCACGCCTTCTTCGGCATCGCGCTGATGATGGCGTCCGCGCCGATGGTGAAGACGTACGAGAACCCGCCCGCCTCCCTCGGCATCGACGCCCTGTCCGACCAGAACGCGGCCGGCGGCATCGCCTGGGCCTTCAGCGAGATCCCCTCGGTCCTTGTGCTGCTGGCGCTGCTCTTCCAGTGGTACAACTCCGAGCAGCGGCAGGCCCGGCGCACGGACCGCGCGGCCGACCGGGACGGCGACAAGGAGCTGGAGGCGTACAACGCCTATCTCGCCTCACTCAACGCACGTGGTCACTGA
- a CDS encoding 6-phosphofructokinase, translating into MRIGVLTSGGDCPGLNAVIRSVVHRAVVDHGDEVIGFRDGWKGLLDCDYLKLDLDAVSGILARGGTILGSSRVQPSHLRDGVARAKGHVEELGLDAIIPIGGEGTLKAARLMSDSGLPVVGVPKTIDNDIAVTDVTFGFDTAVGVATEALDRLKTTAESHQRVLVVEVMGRHTGWIALHSGMAAGAHAIVVPERPFDIEELATKVAARFSAGKRFAIVVAAEGAKPKAGSMDFDEGGKDIYGHERFAGIARQLSIELEQRLGKEARPVILGHVQRGGTPTAYDRVLATRFGWHAVEAVHRGEFGHMTALRGTDIVMVPLAEAVETLKTVPSERYAEAECVL; encoded by the coding sequence ATGCGTATTGGTGTCCTCACGTCCGGCGGCGACTGCCCGGGGCTGAACGCCGTCATCCGGTCCGTCGTGCACCGCGCCGTCGTCGACCACGGCGACGAGGTCATCGGTTTCCGGGACGGCTGGAAAGGTCTGCTGGACTGCGACTACCTCAAGCTCGACCTGGACGCGGTGTCCGGCATCCTGGCCCGCGGCGGCACGATCCTCGGTTCCTCCCGGGTGCAGCCCTCGCACCTGCGGGACGGGGTGGCGCGGGCGAAGGGCCACGTCGAGGAGCTCGGGCTCGACGCGATCATCCCCATCGGCGGTGAGGGCACGCTGAAGGCGGCCCGGCTGATGTCGGACAGCGGCCTGCCGGTCGTGGGCGTACCGAAGACCATCGACAACGACATCGCGGTCACGGACGTCACGTTCGGCTTCGACACGGCCGTGGGCGTCGCGACGGAGGCGCTGGACCGGCTGAAGACCACCGCCGAGTCCCACCAGCGCGTCCTGGTCGTGGAGGTCATGGGCCGCCACACCGGCTGGATCGCGCTCCACTCCGGCATGGCGGCCGGCGCGCACGCCATCGTCGTACCGGAACGGCCCTTTGACATCGAGGAGTTGGCCACGAAGGTCGCCGCGCGGTTCTCGGCGGGCAAGCGGTTCGCGATCGTCGTCGCCGCGGAGGGGGCGAAGCCGAAGGCCGGGTCGATGGACTTCGACGAGGGCGGCAAGGACATCTACGGCCACGAGCGGTTCGCCGGGATCGCGCGGCAGCTGTCGATCGAGCTGGAGCAGCGCCTCGGCAAGGAGGCGCGGCCGGTGATCCTCGGGCATGTGCAGCGGGGCGGTACGCCGACCGCGTACGACCGGGTGCTGGCGACGCGGTTCGGGTGGCACGCGGTGGAGGCCGTGCACCGGGGTGAGTTCGGGCACATGACCGCGCTGCGGGGGACCGACATCGTGATGGTGCCGCTCGCGGAGGCGGTGGAGACGTTGAAGACGGTGCCGTCGGAGCGGTACGCCGAGGCGGAGTGTGTGCTGTGA